The following coding sequences are from one Ammospiza caudacuta isolate bAmmCau1 chromosome 10, bAmmCau1.pri, whole genome shotgun sequence window:
- the KLHL25 gene encoding kelch-like protein 25 produces MSVSVHENRKSRTSTGSMNILLYHKASHPDCVLSHLNTLRKHCMFTDVTLWAGNRSFPCHRAVLAASSRYFEAMFSNGLRESLDDEVNFHDSLHPEVLELLLDFAYSSRIIINEENAESLLEAGDMLQFHDVRDAAAEFLEKNLYPSNCLGMMLLSDAHQCRRLYELSWRMCLVNFETVHKSEDFNNLSKDTLLDLISSDELEIEDEEKVFKAVMQWVKYDLDERKAYLPELLRNVRLALLPSECLKEALACEDLIMVDERNKLVLDEAIQCKKKILQNDGVVTSLCARPRKAGHTLLILGGQTFMCDKIYQVDHKAKEIIPKADLPSPRKEFSACAIGCKVYITGGRGSENGVSKDVWVYDTVHEEWSKAAPMLIARFGHGSAELENCLYVVGGHTAVAGVFPASPSVSLKQVEKYDPISNKWMMVAPLRDGVSNAAVVSARLKLFVFGGTSIHRDMVSKVQCYDPAENRWTIKAECPQPWRYTAAAVLGSQIFIMGGDTEFTAASAYRFDCETDQWTRIGDMTAKRMSCHALASGNKLYVVGGYFGTQRCKTLDCYDPMSDTWNCITTVPYSLIPTAFVSTWKHLPS; encoded by the coding sequence ATGTCGGTCAGCGTGCACGAGAACCGTAAATCCCGCACCAGCACCGGCTCCATGAACATCCTGCTTTACCACAAGGCCTCCCACCCGGACTGCGTCCTGTCCCACCTGAACACGCTGCGCAAGCACTGCATGTTCACCGATGTCACCCTCTGGGCAGGGAACAGGTCCTTCCCCTGCCACcgtgcagtgctggctgcctcCAGCAGGTACTTCGAGGCCATGTTCAGCAACGGCCTCCGGGAGAGCCTGGATGATGAGGTGAACTTCCATGACAGCCTCCACCcggaggtgctggagctgctgctggacttTGCTTACTCCTCTCGGATCATTATCAACGAGGAGAATGCTGAGTCCCTCCTGGAGGCTGGGGACATGCTGCAGTTCCATGATGTCCGAGATGCTGCAGCTGAGTTCCTGGAGAAGAACCTCTACCCTTCCAACTGCCTGGGCATGATGCTGCTCTCGGATGCTCATCAGTGCCGGCGGCTCTATGAGCTCTCCTGGAGGATGTGCCTGGTCAACTTTGAGACTGTTCACAAGAGTGAGGACTTCAACAACCTTTCCAAGGACACTTTGCTCGACCTCATCTCCAGTGATGAGCTGGAAATCGAGGATGAAGAAAAGGTCTTCAAGGCTGTCATGCAGTGGGTGAAATACGACCTGGATGAGCGGAAGGCTTATCTCCCAGAACTTCTGAGGAATGTTCGTCTGGCTTTGCTTCCTTCAGAATGCCTCAAGGAAGCCTTGGCTTGCGAGGACTTGATCATGGTGGATGAAAGGAACAAGCTTGTCCTGGATGAAGCTATTCAGTGCAAGAAGAAGATCCTCCAGAATGATGGGGTGGTCAccagcctctgtgccaggccTCGCAAAGCTGGGCACACCTTGCTGATCCTGGGAGGACAAACCTTCATGTGTGATAAGATTTACCAAGTGGATCACAAAGCCAAGGAAATTATTCCCAAAGCAGACCTGCCGAGTCCACGGAAGGAATTTAGTGCCTGTGCCATCGGCTGCAAAGTGTACATCACTGGAGGCAGGGGCTCAGAGAACGGGGTCTCCAAAGATGTTTGGGTTTATGACACCGTACATGAGGAATGGTCCAAAGCTGCCCCAATGTTGATCGCTCGGTTTGGGCATGGCTCAGCCGAATTGGAAAACTGCCTCTATGTGGTTGGTGGACACACTGCAGTAGCTGGGGTCTTCCCTGCATCTCCCTCGGTTTCCTTGAAGCAAGTGGAGAAGTACGACCCCATATCCAACAAGTGGATGATGGTGGCTCCTCTGAGGGACGGAGTGAGCAACGCCGCGGTGGTGAGCGCCAGGCTGAAGCTCTTTGTCTTCGGTGGCACCAGCATCCACCGCGACATGGTGTCCAAAGTGCAGTGCTACGACCCAGCCGAGAACCGATGGACCATCAAGGCCGAGTGCCCGCAGCCCTGGCGCTACACGGCAGCCGCCGTCCTGGGCAGCCAGATTTTCATCATGGGAGGGGACACGGAGTTCACGGCAGCCTCCGCCTACCGCTTCGACTGCGAGACCGACCAGTGGACGCGCATCGGGGACATGACGGCCAAGCGAATGTCCTGCCACGCCCTGGCCTCGGGCAACAAACTCTATGTGGTAGGAGGCTACTTTGGCACCCAGAGGTGCAAAACGCTGGACTGCTATGACCCCATGTCGGACACGTGGAACTGTATCACCACGGTGCCTTACTCGCTCATCCCCACGGCTTTTGTCAGCACCTGGAAGCACTTGCCCTCGTGA